In Antennarius striatus isolate MH-2024 chromosome 8, ASM4005453v1, whole genome shotgun sequence, a single window of DNA contains:
- the synpo2b gene encoding synaptopodin-2 isoform X2, whose translation MEPQAENMDSNHGSVPWSGSEGSQEICVSESFSDSFCEDNTSDAGSPVDPQSAFILESPQQISGRKEEVSYQEEDEICHSKSGQFTAESAQIQTSPTSLSPHLQHCDIEAGQISQPNSALSSSSPSCVADMTLALTLATEQPLGPSKRQGKGTGNRRVESSEEGGSAEAPPALVFFGISDKLAEQAEKWNSESDTDLCRPERQRARYTRISHKSQAERQVTENKSKCKRIAQLLTNAPNPQNKGALLFNKRRQRVKKYTLVSYGTGDDKLDSEEQIVEEVEEFRTTGYSQSATSESDLEEECAVHHYQHNLRLNWRSVQEMETETKGKGVLMFALRRKRMDELTLEQEELNSKGTPFTKPERTDTQNVYETKEMYEQAKYIDANVKQHVEYQDNIQQMNQQPYVPKPLVPNRTAKPFLGFQDGTTAPIMPCSTPPLTKKHEPRFKVPVPSNTNPLVWSPTGDIIASRDERISVPAIKTGILPEAKRKINKQPTMPAKDLHPQNKGERKSYIESEEDCFSLGAEACNFMQPRTVKLKNPPPVAPKPTINPACPPWLRRSPSSEIVIVPKSPGSQPPHSPVDPHSQHYLQQLDFAQPQQIANHWNQTQATPANAWAPVKTSSQLPLQPSTNSWGQQPPRSAGFGRSRSLSLPRRLNSMPSPGILSPVSTSGVQSSFLPRQRRTSFQEIVFKPLSPWEAASRSPVGSVDEAFMFQRQPSSVASNIIAAGHRRSLPEPPDEWKRRVSLEPAAVTRGHFHTAPVFQPPATSRIFSPEKPAIYGPPFKPAQLLRPGTSVRYMGQSSSPIKYSPLYSTVQ comes from the exons ATGGAACCACAAGCTGAAAACATGGACAGCAATCATGGCTCTGTCCCTTGGTCTGGTTCAGAGGGTTCCCAGGAGATTTGTGTTTCTGAATCCTTTTCAGACTCCTTCTGTGAAGACAACACCAGTGATGCAGGGTCCCCTGTAGATCCTCAGTCTGCATTTATCCTGGAGTCCCCACAACAAATTAGTGGACGTAAAGAAGAGGTTTCATACCAAGAAGAGGATGAAATCTGTCACAGCAAATCAGGACAGTTCACTGCAGAGTCTGCTCAAATCCAGACTTCACCAACATCATTATCCCCACATCTACAGCACTGTGATATTGAGGCAGGTCAGATATCACAGCCAAACTCAGCGctatcttcctcctctcctaGTTGTGTTGCTGATATGACCCTGGCCTTGACCCTGGCCACAGAACAACCCCTGGGACCTAGTAAAAGACAGGGCAAAGGGACTGGGAACAGAAGAGTTGAATCCtcagaggaaggagggagtgCTGAAGCACCTCCTGCTTTGGTCTTCTTTGGAATTTCAGACAAGCTTGCTGAGCAGGCAGAGAAGTGGAACTCTGAGTCTGACACAGATCTGTGCAGACCGGAGAGGCAAAGGGCAAGGTACACAC GGATTAGTCACAAGAGTCAAGCCGAACGACAGGTCACAGAAAACAAGTCCAAATGTAAGCGAATTGCTCAACTTTTAACAAATGCACCCAATCCTCAAAATAAGGGGGCCTTGCTGTTTAATAAACGCCGGCAGAGGGTTAAGAAGTACACACTTGTGAGCTACGGAACTGGTGATGACAAGCTTGACAGTGAAGAGCAAATAGTGGAAGAAGTTGAAGAATTCAGAACAACAGGGTATAGCCAATCGGCAACAAGTGAATCTGATTTAGAAGAGGAGTGTGCTGTTCATCACTATCAGCATAATTTAAGACTGAATTGGAGAAGTGTTCAAGaaatggaaacagaaacaaaagggaAGGGTGTTTTAATGTTTGCCCTACGGCGCAAACGGATGGATGAGCTGACATTAGAGCAAGAAGAGCTCAATAGTAAAGGGACACCGTTTACAAAACCTGAacgtacagacacacagaatgTTTATGAAACAAAGGAAATGTATGAGCAGGCCAAATATATAGATGCAAATGTCAAACAGCACGTAGAATACCAAGATAATATTCAACAGATGAACCAACAACCCTATGTGCCGAAACCCTTGGTGCCAAACAGAACTGCAAAGCCTTTTCTAGGATTTCAAGATGGTACAACTGCTCCCATTATGCCTTGTAGCACTCCTCCCTTGACAAAGAAGCATGAGCCAAGATTCAAAGTACCTGTGCCCAGTAACACAAACCCACTGGTTTGGTCCCCAACTGGAGACATCATAGCCTCAAGAGATGAGCGAATATCAGTGCCAGCAATCAAGACAGGCATACTACCAGAGGCCAAACGGAAAATTAATAAACAGCCTACCATGCCAGCAAAAGATCTTCACCCTCAAAACAAAGGGGAAAGGAAGTCTTATATCGAGTCAGAGGAAGACTGTTTCAGTCTAGGTGCTGAAGCTTGTAACTTCATGCAGCCCAGAACAGTAAAACTCAAGAACCCCCCTCCAGTTGCTCCAAAACCCACCATCAACCCAGCCTGCCCACCATGGTTAAGGAGGAGTCCTTCAAGTGAGATTGTCATTGTGccaaaaagtccaggttcacaaccTCCTCATAGTCCTGTAGATCCTCATAGTCAGCATTACTTACAGCAGCTAGACTTCGCTCAGCCTCAACAGATAGCCAACCATTGGAATCAAACTCAGGCAACACCTGCCAATGCCTGGGCTCCGGTCAAAACTTCCTCTCAGCTTCCTCTGCAGCCATCCACAAATAGCTGGGGTCAACAGCCGCCAAGATCTGCT GGATTCGGGAGAAGCCGCTCCCTGAGTTTGCCCAGGAGGCTGAATTCGATGCCTTCTCCTGGGATTTTGTCCCCTGTGAGCACATCTGGAGTCCAGTCATCTTTTTTACCCAGACAGAGACGGACATCCTTTCAAGAAATAGTCTTCAAGCCACTGTCGCCATGGGAGGCAGCATCCAGAAGCCCTGTAGGTTCCGTGGATGAGGCCTTCATGTTTCAGAGGCAGCCATCATCTGTTGCCTCTAACATCATTGCTGCAGGACACCGCCGGTCTCTGCCAGAGCCCCCTGATGAGTGGAAGCGCAGAGTGTCTCTGGAACCTGCCGCTGTCACTAGGGGCCATTTCCATACAGCGCCAGTTTTTCAGCCACCGGCAACAAGCAGGATATTTTCACCTGAGAAACCTGCCATCTATGGGCCTCCCTTCAAACCCGCCCAACTGCTGAGGCCTGGCACCAGTGTTAGATACATGGGTCAAAGCTCCAGCCCAATAAAGTACTCTCCCTTGTACAGTACAGTCCAGTGA
- the synpo2b gene encoding synaptopodin-2 isoform X3, producing the protein MEPQAENMDSNHGSVPWSGSEGSQEICVSESFSDSFCEDNTSDAGSPVDPQSAFILESPQQISGRKEEVSYQEEDEICHSKSGQFTAESAQIQTSPTSLSPHLQHCDIEAGQISQPNSALSSSSPSCVADMTLALTLATEQPLGPSKRQGKGTGNRRVESSEEGGSAEAPPALVFFGISDKLAEQAEKWNSESDTDLCRPERQRARYTRISHKSQAERQVTENKSKCKRIAQLLTNAPNPQNKGALLFNKRRQRVKKYTLVSYGTGDDKLDSEEQIVEEVEEFRTTGYSQSATSESDLEEECAVHHYQHNLRLNWRSVQEMETETKGKGVLMFALRRKRMDELTLEQEELNSKGTPFTKPERTDTQNVYETKEMYEQAKYIDANVKQHVEYQDNIQQMNQQPYVPKPLVPNRTAKPFLGFQDGTTAPIMPCSTPPLTKKHEPRFKVPVPSNTNPLVWSPTGDIIASRDERISVPAIKTGILPEAKRKINKQPTMPAKDLHPQNKGERKSYIESEEDCFSLGAEACNFMQPRTVKLKNPPPVAPKPTINPACPPWLRRSPSSEIVIVPKSPGSQPPHSPVDPHSQHYLQQLDFAQPQQIANHWNQTQATPANAWAPVKTSSQLPLQPSTNSWGQQPPRSAVPSAYSYHMRPGIVVH; encoded by the exons ATGGAACCACAAGCTGAAAACATGGACAGCAATCATGGCTCTGTCCCTTGGTCTGGTTCAGAGGGTTCCCAGGAGATTTGTGTTTCTGAATCCTTTTCAGACTCCTTCTGTGAAGACAACACCAGTGATGCAGGGTCCCCTGTAGATCCTCAGTCTGCATTTATCCTGGAGTCCCCACAACAAATTAGTGGACGTAAAGAAGAGGTTTCATACCAAGAAGAGGATGAAATCTGTCACAGCAAATCAGGACAGTTCACTGCAGAGTCTGCTCAAATCCAGACTTCACCAACATCATTATCCCCACATCTACAGCACTGTGATATTGAGGCAGGTCAGATATCACAGCCAAACTCAGCGctatcttcctcctctcctaGTTGTGTTGCTGATATGACCCTGGCCTTGACCCTGGCCACAGAACAACCCCTGGGACCTAGTAAAAGACAGGGCAAAGGGACTGGGAACAGAAGAGTTGAATCCtcagaggaaggagggagtgCTGAAGCACCTCCTGCTTTGGTCTTCTTTGGAATTTCAGACAAGCTTGCTGAGCAGGCAGAGAAGTGGAACTCTGAGTCTGACACAGATCTGTGCAGACCGGAGAGGCAAAGGGCAAGGTACACAC GGATTAGTCACAAGAGTCAAGCCGAACGACAGGTCACAGAAAACAAGTCCAAATGTAAGCGAATTGCTCAACTTTTAACAAATGCACCCAATCCTCAAAATAAGGGGGCCTTGCTGTTTAATAAACGCCGGCAGAGGGTTAAGAAGTACACACTTGTGAGCTACGGAACTGGTGATGACAAGCTTGACAGTGAAGAGCAAATAGTGGAAGAAGTTGAAGAATTCAGAACAACAGGGTATAGCCAATCGGCAACAAGTGAATCTGATTTAGAAGAGGAGTGTGCTGTTCATCACTATCAGCATAATTTAAGACTGAATTGGAGAAGTGTTCAAGaaatggaaacagaaacaaaagggaAGGGTGTTTTAATGTTTGCCCTACGGCGCAAACGGATGGATGAGCTGACATTAGAGCAAGAAGAGCTCAATAGTAAAGGGACACCGTTTACAAAACCTGAacgtacagacacacagaatgTTTATGAAACAAAGGAAATGTATGAGCAGGCCAAATATATAGATGCAAATGTCAAACAGCACGTAGAATACCAAGATAATATTCAACAGATGAACCAACAACCCTATGTGCCGAAACCCTTGGTGCCAAACAGAACTGCAAAGCCTTTTCTAGGATTTCAAGATGGTACAACTGCTCCCATTATGCCTTGTAGCACTCCTCCCTTGACAAAGAAGCATGAGCCAAGATTCAAAGTACCTGTGCCCAGTAACACAAACCCACTGGTTTGGTCCCCAACTGGAGACATCATAGCCTCAAGAGATGAGCGAATATCAGTGCCAGCAATCAAGACAGGCATACTACCAGAGGCCAAACGGAAAATTAATAAACAGCCTACCATGCCAGCAAAAGATCTTCACCCTCAAAACAAAGGGGAAAGGAAGTCTTATATCGAGTCAGAGGAAGACTGTTTCAGTCTAGGTGCTGAAGCTTGTAACTTCATGCAGCCCAGAACAGTAAAACTCAAGAACCCCCCTCCAGTTGCTCCAAAACCCACCATCAACCCAGCCTGCCCACCATGGTTAAGGAGGAGTCCTTCAAGTGAGATTGTCATTGTGccaaaaagtccaggttcacaaccTCCTCATAGTCCTGTAGATCCTCATAGTCAGCATTACTTACAGCAGCTAGACTTCGCTCAGCCTCAACAGATAGCCAACCATTGGAATCAAACTCAGGCAACACCTGCCAATGCCTGGGCTCCGGTCAAAACTTCCTCTCAGCTTCCTCTGCAGCCATCCACAAATAGCTGGGGTCAACAGCCGCCAAGATCTGCT gtaccATCTGCATACTCTTACCACATGAGGCCGGGCATTGTCGTGCATTAG
- the synpo2b gene encoding synaptopodin-2 isoform X1 translates to MEPQAENMDSNHGSVPWSGSEGSQEICVSESFSDSFCEDNTSDAGSPVDPQSAFILESPQQISGRKEEVSYQEEDEICHSKSGQFTAESAQIQTSPTSLSPHLQHCDIEAGQISQPNSALSSSSPSCVADMTLALTLATEQPLGPSKRQGKGTGNRRVESSEEGGSAEAPPALVFFGISDKLAEQAEKWNSESDTDLCRPERQRARYTRISHKSQAERQVTENKSKCKRIAQLLTNAPNPQNKGALLFNKRRQRVKKYTLVSYGTGDDKLDSEEQIVEEVEEFRTTGYSQSATSESDLEEECAVHHYQHNLRLNWRSVQEMETETKGKGVLMFALRRKRMDELTLEQEELNSKGTPFTKPERTDTQNVYETKEMYEQAKYIDANVKQHVEYQDNIQQMNQQPYVPKPLVPNRTAKPFLGFQDGTTAPIMPCSTPPLTKKHEPRFKVPVPSNTNPLVWSPTGDIIASRDERISVPAIKTGILPEAKRKINKQPTMPAKDLHPQNKGERKSYIESEEDCFSLGAEACNFMQPRTVKLKNPPPVAPKPTINPACPPWLRRSPSSEIVIVPKSPGSQPPHSPVDPHSQHYLQQLDFAQPQQIANHWNQTQATPANAWAPVKTSSQLPLQPSTNSWGQQPPRSAVSMHTHNPTYSPHHPPSPVRSKTDSAPHSVASCPPKAGKAYIHTAKASHDSTKGQVSDRANRRDEGPTIVGKGAALFAKRQSRMEKFVVDAEKVQDKKTRSPSPTLSLPNYWRYSSNIRAPPPLSYNPLLAPFHPQSATKQPPSTNPAIKPKTKQKPKAKHLNTLDIMKHQPYHLDSSLFKYDAVPEVKSPSPKPMPASKLEAAKCRKHKSASSQYTHKGTERELNGKVEVPVKSPPLVSSQNSSASKNKNTKSAELLATDKNLEEKHAVTPVARHITNKQSPSSQSLNTSSQQPSVVANIASAFSPASLIARGARQMAPRPKFSAKKTVVTGSHWRPVAMIN, encoded by the exons ATGGAACCACAAGCTGAAAACATGGACAGCAATCATGGCTCTGTCCCTTGGTCTGGTTCAGAGGGTTCCCAGGAGATTTGTGTTTCTGAATCCTTTTCAGACTCCTTCTGTGAAGACAACACCAGTGATGCAGGGTCCCCTGTAGATCCTCAGTCTGCATTTATCCTGGAGTCCCCACAACAAATTAGTGGACGTAAAGAAGAGGTTTCATACCAAGAAGAGGATGAAATCTGTCACAGCAAATCAGGACAGTTCACTGCAGAGTCTGCTCAAATCCAGACTTCACCAACATCATTATCCCCACATCTACAGCACTGTGATATTGAGGCAGGTCAGATATCACAGCCAAACTCAGCGctatcttcctcctctcctaGTTGTGTTGCTGATATGACCCTGGCCTTGACCCTGGCCACAGAACAACCCCTGGGACCTAGTAAAAGACAGGGCAAAGGGACTGGGAACAGAAGAGTTGAATCCtcagaggaaggagggagtgCTGAAGCACCTCCTGCTTTGGTCTTCTTTGGAATTTCAGACAAGCTTGCTGAGCAGGCAGAGAAGTGGAACTCTGAGTCTGACACAGATCTGTGCAGACCGGAGAGGCAAAGGGCAAGGTACACAC GGATTAGTCACAAGAGTCAAGCCGAACGACAGGTCACAGAAAACAAGTCCAAATGTAAGCGAATTGCTCAACTTTTAACAAATGCACCCAATCCTCAAAATAAGGGGGCCTTGCTGTTTAATAAACGCCGGCAGAGGGTTAAGAAGTACACACTTGTGAGCTACGGAACTGGTGATGACAAGCTTGACAGTGAAGAGCAAATAGTGGAAGAAGTTGAAGAATTCAGAACAACAGGGTATAGCCAATCGGCAACAAGTGAATCTGATTTAGAAGAGGAGTGTGCTGTTCATCACTATCAGCATAATTTAAGACTGAATTGGAGAAGTGTTCAAGaaatggaaacagaaacaaaagggaAGGGTGTTTTAATGTTTGCCCTACGGCGCAAACGGATGGATGAGCTGACATTAGAGCAAGAAGAGCTCAATAGTAAAGGGACACCGTTTACAAAACCTGAacgtacagacacacagaatgTTTATGAAACAAAGGAAATGTATGAGCAGGCCAAATATATAGATGCAAATGTCAAACAGCACGTAGAATACCAAGATAATATTCAACAGATGAACCAACAACCCTATGTGCCGAAACCCTTGGTGCCAAACAGAACTGCAAAGCCTTTTCTAGGATTTCAAGATGGTACAACTGCTCCCATTATGCCTTGTAGCACTCCTCCCTTGACAAAGAAGCATGAGCCAAGATTCAAAGTACCTGTGCCCAGTAACACAAACCCACTGGTTTGGTCCCCAACTGGAGACATCATAGCCTCAAGAGATGAGCGAATATCAGTGCCAGCAATCAAGACAGGCATACTACCAGAGGCCAAACGGAAAATTAATAAACAGCCTACCATGCCAGCAAAAGATCTTCACCCTCAAAACAAAGGGGAAAGGAAGTCTTATATCGAGTCAGAGGAAGACTGTTTCAGTCTAGGTGCTGAAGCTTGTAACTTCATGCAGCCCAGAACAGTAAAACTCAAGAACCCCCCTCCAGTTGCTCCAAAACCCACCATCAACCCAGCCTGCCCACCATGGTTAAGGAGGAGTCCTTCAAGTGAGATTGTCATTGTGccaaaaagtccaggttcacaaccTCCTCATAGTCCTGTAGATCCTCATAGTCAGCATTACTTACAGCAGCTAGACTTCGCTCAGCCTCAACAGATAGCCAACCATTGGAATCAAACTCAGGCAACACCTGCCAATGCCTGGGCTCCGGTCAAAACTTCCTCTCAGCTTCCTCTGCAGCCATCCACAAATAGCTGGGGTCAACAGCCGCCAAGATCTGCTGTAAGTATGCATACCCACAACCCTACTTACAGCCCACATCATCCACCTTCACCCGTGAGGAGTAAGACAGACAGTGCTCCACACTCTGTTGCCTCTTGTCCACCAAAAGCAGGGAAGGCGTACATTCACACAGCTAAAGCATCACATGATTCTACTAAGGGTCAAGTCTCTGACAGAGCCAACCGTCGAGATGAGGGTCCAACTATAGTTGGAAAGGGTGCAGCATTGTTTGCCAAAAGACAATCCCGTATGGAGAAGTTTGTCGTTGATGCTGAAAAAGTACAAGATAAAAAAACAAGATCCCCCTCTCCAACCTTGTCCCTCCCTAACTATTGGAGATATTCTTCCAATATTCGTGCCCCTCCTCCTTTATCATACAATCCTCTTCTTGCTCCTTTCCACCCACAGTCAGCAACCAAACAACCCCCATCAACAAATCCTGCAATTAAGCCCAAGACCAAACAGAAACCTAAAGCAAAACACCTCAACACCTTAGATATCATGAAACATCAGCCCTATCACTTGGACTCCTCACTGTTCAAGTATGATGCAGTCCCTGAAGTCAAAAGCCCCAGCCCCAAACCAATGCCAGCGTCAAAGCTTGAGGCTGCCAAATGTCGTAAACATAAATCTGCCTCTTCTCAATATACTCATAAAGGCACTGAACGTGAGCTTAACGGTAAGGTAGAAGTCCCTGTTAAGTCTCCTCCATTGGTAAGTTCTCAAAATTCTTCtgccagcaaaaacaaaaacacgaaATCTGCTGAGCTTCTTGCAACTGATAAGAACTTGGAAGAAAAACATGCTGTTACGCCTGTAGCTCGTCACATAACTAATAAGCAATCACCAAGCTCCCAATCACTGAATACATCTTCCCAGCAGCCTTCTGTTGTCGCCAACATAGCTTCAGCTTTTTCTCCCGCATCACTTATCGCTAGAGGCGCACGTCAAATGGCACCTCGACCAAagttttctgcaaaaaaaacagtGGTGACTGGTTCACATTGGAGGCCTGTTGCTATGATtaattaa